The proteins below are encoded in one region of Cucurbita pepo subsp. pepo cultivar mu-cu-16 chromosome LG10, ASM280686v2, whole genome shotgun sequence:
- the LOC111803282 gene encoding tubulin alpha chain-like, translating to MRECISVHIGQAGIQVGNACWELYCLEHGIQPDGQMPSDKTVGGGDDAFNTFFSETGAGKHVPRAVFVDLEPTVIDEVRTGTYRQLFHPEQLISGKEDAANNFARGHYTIGKEIVDLCLDRIRKLADNCTGLQGFLVFNAVGGGTGSGLGSLLLERLSVDYGKKSKLGFTVYPSPQVSTSVVEPYNSVLSTHSLLEHTDVAVLLDNEAIYDICRRSLDIDRPTYQNLNRLISQVISSLTASLRFDGALNVDVTEFQTNLVPYPRIHFMLSSYAPVISAEKAYHEQLSVAEITNSAFEPSSMMAKCDPRHGKYMACCLMYRGDVVPKDVNAAVATIKTKRTIQFVDWCPTGFKCGINYQPPTVVPGGDLARVQRAVCMISNSTSVAEVFSRIDHKFDLMYAKRAFVHWYVGEGMEEGEFSEAREDLAALEKDYEEVGAEAGDDEDEEGEDY from the exons ATGAGAGAGTGCATCTCCGTCCACATTGGTCAAGCCGGGATTCAGGTCGGCAATGCCTGCTGGGAACTTTACTGCTTGGAGCATGGCATTCAG CCCGATGGACAGATGCCTAGCGACAAGACAGTTGGTGGGGGTGATGACGCCTTCAACACTTTCTTCAGTGAGACTGGTGCTGGAAAACATGTACCTCGTGCTGTTTTTGTAGATCTTGAGCCAACAGTCATTGATGAAGTCAGGACTGGGACGTACCGCCAACTCTTCCACCCTGAACAGCTCATTAGTGGCAAGGAAGATGCAGCGAACAATTTTGCTCGTGGCCACTATACGa TTGGTAAAGAGATTGTTGATCTCTGCTTGGATCGTATAAGAAAGCTTGCGGACAACTGTACTGGTCTTCAAGGTTTCCTCGTTTTCAATGCTGTTGGTGGAGGAACGGGTTCTGGTCTTGGATCCCTTCTACTGGAACGTCTTTCCGTGGACTATGGAAAGAAATCCAAGCTTGGATTTACTGTTTATCCCTCACCGCAGGTGTCAACATCTGTAGTTGAGCCCTACAACAGTGTCCTTTCAACCCATTCGCTCTTGGAGCACACCGATGTTGCAGTGCTCCTTGATAACGAGGCCATCTATGATATCTGTAGGCGCTCCCTTGACATTGATCGCCCGACCTACCAGAACCTCAACCGCTTGATTTCTCAA GTGATTTCATCTCTGACTGCATCTCTGAGGTTTGATGGTGCACTGAATGTGGACGTAACTGAATTCCAGACAAATCTGGTCCCATACCCTAGGATTCATTTCATGCTTTCATCATATGCTCCTGTGATTTCAGCCGAGAAGGCCTACCATGAGCAACTCTCTGTTGCGGAGATCACCAACAGTGCATTTGAGCCCTCATCCATGATGGCCAAGTGTGACCCCCGCCATGGAAAATACATGGCCTGCTGTTTGATGTACAGAGGCGACGTGGTTCCAAAGGATGTCAACGCAGCGGTGGCTACCATAAAGACCAAACGAACCATCCAATTTGTTGACTGGTGCCCAACAGGATTCAAGTGCGGTATCAACTACCAGCCACCAACTGTTGTTCCAGGCGGGGATTTGGCCAGGGTTCAGAGAGCTGTATGCATGATCTCCAACTCCACAAGTGTTGCCGAGGTCTTTTCCCGCATTGACCACAAATTTGATCTCATGTATGCAAAGAGGGCTTTCGTACACTGGTATGTGGGTGAGGGTATGGAAGAAGGTGAGTTCTCTGAAGCCAGGGAGGACCTTGCTGCCTTGGAGAAGGACTATGAGGAGGTGGGTGCTGAGGCTGGGGACGATGAAGATGAGGAGGGAGAAGACTACTAA
- the LOC111803475 gene encoding uncharacterized protein DDB_G0290685-like: MFRSSPRRNQRSKGFKVKRALQIFLLLGVCVWLVYQVQHSRGKKATFDESTKRDNVVKLGRKDLHPRVDENFMSDESHKEVEEDTRNDLEKGASESDSEEKGGGNDEFHDQQAVREESDNKNFVVDMEKEREEISEVSKETEIEENKDAENENKGNEEIKKGETDDKENGEIEKSQSEEIGRRGGSEDNGNEESKQQENPEENGNEESKGQDNREENGREESKEQDNQQVNGNEGSKEQENQEVNGNEEIKEQEDQQLNGNEESKEQENQQVNGNEESKEQENQEVNGNEESKGQENQEVNGNEESKGQENQEGNGNEESKEQESQQVNGNEESKEQENQEVNGKEESKEQENQEVNGNEESKRQENQEVNGNEETKEQESQQVNGNEENKGQENQQVNGKEESKEQEIQEVNGKEENKEQENQGVNGKEENKEQENQGVNGNEENKGQENQEVNGNEEGKSKENQEENGNEEGKSKENQEENGKEESKMKENHEENEGKDKVNEMPTEDIKQNKNEERSQSKESETEDKNEENKEKEKQEERGSEETEKKESNDGGDREKENGANGKEETKEKYREDVDVETKEGSSETKEGSKGTMGGNGSDNKENNENDTDKQEQKEGNIKGVVSAEAQIQDGSERNNGDAREAQYKGDNASSAENGQDGFAKLNEVESVENKENHEFQHEDVRKSSEAVGSDKNESVQNESETGSNGNNQSDVPDKVTNNNEEQPVSEYKDQHQDDSIPSNEKTSDTITTNETATNINLDQDNSTSKHIALEEKNNFNTSLSGEQKDSSPSNSTSFDNTDTSNEGSKESSDHTSHNEYENAGHSNSNDDSSGQKNDHANASDMSNPQENDASSNTIEGTGAGQNDNENVDQSNGNYNDQPKEQFDSHNEGITFSDTNNSEDKVNAEDSSGFSLPQEEKDARTDLDTLPESKTEGNNKDETATE, from the coding sequence ATGTTCAGGTCATCCCCTCGAAGGAATCAGAGATCCAAAGGCTTCAAGGTAAAACGTGCAttacaaatatttcttttgcttGGGGTTTGCGTCTGGCTCGTTTACCAAGTTCAGCATTCTCGCGGTAAGAAAGCTACTTTCGATGAGAGCACAAAACGTGATAATGTTGTGAAACTAGGGAGGAAGGACCTCCATCCTCGAGTCGATGAAAACTTCATGAGTGATGAGAGCCATAAAGAGGTCGAAGAAGACACCAGGAATGATCTGGAAAAGGGTGCGTCTGAAAGTGACAGTGAAGAAAAGGGTGGTGGGAATGATGAGTTTCATGATCAACAAGCAGTTCGGGAGGAAAGtgacaataaaaattttgtggTGGATatggagaaagagagagaggagatcAGTGAGGTTAGCAAAGAGACAGAAATTGAAGAGAACAAAGATGCGGAAAACGAAAACAAAGGAAATGAAGAGATTAAAAAGGGAGAAACTGATGATAAGGAAAACGGGGAGATTGAAAAGAGTCAAAGTGAAGAGATCGGTAGAAGGGGAGGAAGCGAAGATaatggaaatgaagaaagcAAACAACAGGAAAATCCAGAAGAgaatggaaatgaagaaagcAAAGGACAGGACAATCGTGAGGAGAATGGAAGGGAAGAAAGCAAAGAACAGGACAATCAACAAGTGAATGGAAACGAAGGAAGCAAAGAGCAGGAAAATCAAGAAGTgaatggaaatgaagaaatcaaagagcAGGAAGATCAACAACTGAATGGAAACGAAGAAAGCAAAGAGCAGGAAAATCAACAGGTGAACGGAAACGAAGAAAGCAAAGAGCAGGAAAATCAGGAAGTGAATGGAAACGAAGAAAGCAAAGGCCAGGAAAATCAGGAAGTGAATGGAAACGAAGAAAGCAAAGGCCAGGAAAATCAGGAAGGGAATGGAAACGAAGAAAGCAAAGAGCAGGAAAGTCAACAAGTGAATGGAAACGAAGAAAGCAAAGAGCAGGAAAATCAAGAGGTGaatggaaaggaagaaagcAAAGAGCAGGAAAATCAAGAAGTGAATGGAAATGAGGAAAGCAAACGCCAGGAAAATCAAGAAGTGAATGGAAACGAAGAAACCAAAGAGCAGGAAAGTCAACAAGTGAATGGAAACGAAGAAAACAAAGGCCAGGAAAATCAACAAGTGaatggaaaggaagaaagcAAAGAGCAGGAAATTCAAGAAGTGaatggaaaggaagaaaacaaagaacaggaaaatCAAGGAGTGaatggaaaggaagaaaacaaagaacaggaaaatCAAGGAGTGAATGGAAACGAAGAAAACAAAGGCCAGGAAAATCAAGAAGTGAATGGAAATGAAGAAGGCAAATCGAAGGAGAATCAAGAAGAGAATGGAAATGAAGAAGGCAAATCGAAGGAGAATCAAGAAGAGaatggaaaggaagaaagcaaaatgaaagaaaaccatgaagaaaatgaaggtaaAGATAAGGTAAATGAGATGCCGACAGAAgacattaaacaaaataaaaacgaGGAGAGAAGCCAGAGTAAAGAGAGTGAAACCGAAGacaagaatgaagaaaacaaagaaaaggaaaaacaagaagagagGGGAAGTGAAGAGactgagaaaaaagaaagcaatgatGGAGGAGATAGGGAGAAGGAGAATGGTGCCAATGGGAAGGAAGAGACCAAGGAGAAGTATAGAGAGGATGTTGATGTAGAAACCAAAGAAGGCAGCAGTGAGACCAAGGAAGGTTCCAAGGGTACCATGGGAGGCAATGGTAGCGACAACAAGGAGAACAATGAAAACGATACAGACAAGCAAGAACAAAAGGAAGGTAATATTAAGGGTGTAGTTTCAGCTGAAGCACAGATTCAAGATGGGAGTGAGAGGAATAATGGCGATGCAAGAGAAGCACAATACAAAGGTGATAATGCTTCCAGTGCTGAAAATGGGCAGGATGGTTTTGCAAAATTAAATGAGGTAGAGTCagttgaaaataaagaaaaccatGAGTTTCAGCATGAGGATGTAAGGAAGAGTAGCGAAGCTGTTGGTTCTGATAAAAATGAGTCAGTCCAAAATGAAAGTGAAACTGGAAGTAATGGAAACAACCAATCTGATGTACCAGACAAAGTGACGAATAACAATGAAGAGCAGCCAGTGTCCGAATATAAAGACCAGCACCAGGATGATTCAATTCCTTCGAATGAGAAAACTTCTGATACAATCACAACAAATGAAACTGCAACCAACATCAATCTCGATCAAGATAACTCCACTTCAAAGCATATCGcacttgaagaaaaaaataattttaacacaTCTCTCAGCGGTGAACAAAAAGATTCAAGTCCATCAAATTCAACTTCCTTTGATAATACAGATACTTCAAATGAAGGATCCAAAGAGTCGTCAGATCATACGAGCCACAATGAATATGAAAATGCTGGTCATAGCAACTCAAATGATGATTCTTCTGGTCAAAAGAATGACCATGCTAATGCTTCAGATATGTCGAACCCCCAAGAGAATGATGCATCCTCAAACACTATTGAAGGTACTGGTGCTGGACAGAATGACAATGAGAACGTTGATCAAAGCAATGGAAACTATAATGATCAGCCAAAAGAACAATTTGATTCTCACAATGAGGGTATCACATTTTCTGACACAAACAACAGTGAGGATAAGGTTAATGCCGAAGATTCTTCAGGATTTTCTTTGCCTCAGGAAGAGAAGGATGCTCGTACAGATTTGGATACCTTACCCGAGAGCAAAACGGAAGGGAATAACAAGGATGAAACAGCCACAGAGTGA
- the LOC111804156 gene encoding uncharacterized protein LOC111804156 isoform X2, whose product MGIVKRKNEKSVFDGTDSAKNAKSGCQFLENAAPQNQQYTELLQRALNPRHAGGKSSLPAAPVAVNERLQPPENLPKLQHQLIPPPQPQPQQFVLSSQPFWVQPQPSISLGATEGSWQTPAAFGAGASPRCQPQAPNFCYPVGYPTYPGFQGSWDASIWWGQTPPLLFPGLSNYPRASYGFASSQSCPMPIPSCVTSSSGQPLLRGVIKPPERLSQKHQRLWEAQSAENVQLWSMIGQLQGELADCKGRLIKLEAEISSLRSVATNEPAVEVGNGGIVRGQPSKRGRSKRAIAPVGSQSRTRARKPTVGGTKVGEVKPTLLGKDSLNKVDDTHKDFTPLDITEQDKNEGISATIGIMEIDEGTLKMPIFPDIQSCGIEFKSPSSLKSNYEGIICGDSKLNDLSIASPTMYTNGNVSRQGITRWNFEDEVEAAESGFPVVGNKKENKEMADEFSSGAEEIETQNGSSWC is encoded by the exons ATGGGAATAGTGAAA CGCAAGAATGAGAAAAGCGTATTTGATGGGACAGATTCAGCAAAAAACGCCAAATCTGGATGCCAGTTTTTAGAGAATGCAGCTCCCCAAAATCAGCAGTACACTGAGCTTCTTCAAAGGGCACTCAACCCTCGACATGCAGGGGGAAAATCTTCATTGCCAGCCGCCCCCGTCGCCGTGAATGAGCGGCTCCAGCCACCCGAAAATCTGCCCAAACTTCAGCACCAGCTCATCCCGCCGCCGCAGCCGCAGCCGCAGCAGTTTGTCCTTTCATCACAACCCTTTTGGGTACAACCGCAGCCGAGCATTTCCCTTGGAGCAACTGAAGGTAGCTGGCAAACTCCGGCGGCGTTTGGCGCTGGAGCCTCGCCGAGATGTCAACCCCAAGCTCCTAATTTCTGTTACCCTGTTGGTTATCCAACATACCCTGGGTTTCAAG GTTCCTGGGATGCTTCAATCTGGTGGGGCCAAACACCACCATTACTGTTCCCTGGATTGTCCAATTATCCAAGAGCATCGTATGGTTTTGCCTCTTCTCAATCTTGCCCGATGCCAATTCCTAGTTGTGTAACATCTTCCTCTGGACAACCTCTTTTAAGAGGTGTCATCAAGCCCCCTGAAAGGCTTTCTCAGAAGCATCAAAGACTTTGGGAAGCTCAG TCAGCAGAAAATGTTCAATTGTGGAGTATGATAGGACAGTTGCAAGGGGAATTAGCGGACTGCAAGGGCCGCTTGATTAAGCTTGAAGCTGAAATTTCATCTTTAAGATCAGTAGCTACCAATGAGCCTGCTGTGGAAGTTGGAAATGGTGGCATTGTGAGGGGACAGCCATCAAAGCGAGGAAGGTCGAAACGAGCAATAGCCCCGGTAGGTTCACAATCCCGGACGCGAGCACGAAAGCCAACAGTAGGAGGGACAAAAGTAGGAGAAGTAAAACCAACTCTTCTTGGAAAAGATAGCTTGAATAAGGTGGATGATACACATAAGGATTTTACTCCCCTTGACATCACAGAGCAAGACAAGAATGAAGGCATTTCAGCTACCATCGGGATCATGGAGATTGATGAGGGCACTCTCAAGATGCCTATCTTCCCTGACATTCAGTCATGTGGAATTGAATTCAAGTCACCATCATCATTGAAATCCAATTATGAAG GAATCATCTGTGGAGACTCCAAACTAAATGACTTGAGTATAGCCTCCCCAACAATGTACACCAATGGAAATGTTAGCAGACAAGGAATAACTAGGTGGAACTTTGAAGACGAGGTCGAAGCAGCCGAATCAGGATTCCCCGTAGTAGGAAACAAAAAGGAGAACAAAGAAATGGCAGATGAATTCAGCTCAGGAGCTGAAGAGATTGAAACACAAAATGGCTCCTCCTGGTGTTGA
- the LOC111804156 gene encoding uncharacterized protein LOC111804156 isoform X1 — protein MEKEDELKFASTANLQHHPNGVSRKNEKSVFDGTDSAKNAKSGCQFLENAAPQNQQYTELLQRALNPRHAGGKSSLPAAPVAVNERLQPPENLPKLQHQLIPPPQPQPQQFVLSSQPFWVQPQPSISLGATEGSWQTPAAFGAGASPRCQPQAPNFCYPVGYPTYPGFQGSWDASIWWGQTPPLLFPGLSNYPRASYGFASSQSCPMPIPSCVTSSSGQPLLRGVIKPPERLSQKHQRLWEAQSAENVQLWSMIGQLQGELADCKGRLIKLEAEISSLRSVATNEPAVEVGNGGIVRGQPSKRGRSKRAIAPVGSQSRTRARKPTVGGTKVGEVKPTLLGKDSLNKVDDTHKDFTPLDITEQDKNEGISATIGIMEIDEGTLKMPIFPDIQSCGIEFKSPSSLKSNYEGIICGDSKLNDLSIASPTMYTNGNVSRQGITRWNFEDEVEAAESGFPVVGNKKENKEMADEFSSGAEEIETQNGSSWC, from the exons ATGGAAAAGGAAGATGAACTCAAGTTTGCTTCTACCGCCAATCTTCAACACCACCCCAATGGAGTTTCC CGCAAGAATGAGAAAAGCGTATTTGATGGGACAGATTCAGCAAAAAACGCCAAATCTGGATGCCAGTTTTTAGAGAATGCAGCTCCCCAAAATCAGCAGTACACTGAGCTTCTTCAAAGGGCACTCAACCCTCGACATGCAGGGGGAAAATCTTCATTGCCAGCCGCCCCCGTCGCCGTGAATGAGCGGCTCCAGCCACCCGAAAATCTGCCCAAACTTCAGCACCAGCTCATCCCGCCGCCGCAGCCGCAGCCGCAGCAGTTTGTCCTTTCATCACAACCCTTTTGGGTACAACCGCAGCCGAGCATTTCCCTTGGAGCAACTGAAGGTAGCTGGCAAACTCCGGCGGCGTTTGGCGCTGGAGCCTCGCCGAGATGTCAACCCCAAGCTCCTAATTTCTGTTACCCTGTTGGTTATCCAACATACCCTGGGTTTCAAG GTTCCTGGGATGCTTCAATCTGGTGGGGCCAAACACCACCATTACTGTTCCCTGGATTGTCCAATTATCCAAGAGCATCGTATGGTTTTGCCTCTTCTCAATCTTGCCCGATGCCAATTCCTAGTTGTGTAACATCTTCCTCTGGACAACCTCTTTTAAGAGGTGTCATCAAGCCCCCTGAAAGGCTTTCTCAGAAGCATCAAAGACTTTGGGAAGCTCAG TCAGCAGAAAATGTTCAATTGTGGAGTATGATAGGACAGTTGCAAGGGGAATTAGCGGACTGCAAGGGCCGCTTGATTAAGCTTGAAGCTGAAATTTCATCTTTAAGATCAGTAGCTACCAATGAGCCTGCTGTGGAAGTTGGAAATGGTGGCATTGTGAGGGGACAGCCATCAAAGCGAGGAAGGTCGAAACGAGCAATAGCCCCGGTAGGTTCACAATCCCGGACGCGAGCACGAAAGCCAACAGTAGGAGGGACAAAAGTAGGAGAAGTAAAACCAACTCTTCTTGGAAAAGATAGCTTGAATAAGGTGGATGATACACATAAGGATTTTACTCCCCTTGACATCACAGAGCAAGACAAGAATGAAGGCATTTCAGCTACCATCGGGATCATGGAGATTGATGAGGGCACTCTCAAGATGCCTATCTTCCCTGACATTCAGTCATGTGGAATTGAATTCAAGTCACCATCATCATTGAAATCCAATTATGAAG GAATCATCTGTGGAGACTCCAAACTAAATGACTTGAGTATAGCCTCCCCAACAATGTACACCAATGGAAATGTTAGCAGACAAGGAATAACTAGGTGGAACTTTGAAGACGAGGTCGAAGCAGCCGAATCAGGATTCCCCGTAGTAGGAAACAAAAAGGAGAACAAAGAAATGGCAGATGAATTCAGCTCAGGAGCTGAAGAGATTGAAACACAAAATGGCTCCTCCTGGTGTTGA
- the LOC111803283 gene encoding malate dehydrogenase, glyoxysomal-like isoform X1, with amino-acid sequence MQPIPDVNQRITRISSHLHPPKPQMEESSALRRANCRGKGGAPGFKVAILGAAGGIGQPLAMLMKMNPLVSILHLYDVVNAPGVTADISHMDTGAVVRGFLGQQQLEAALTGMDLVIIPAGVPRKPGMTRDDLFKINAGIVRTLCEGIAKSCPRAIVNLISNPVNSTVPIAAEVFKKAGTYDPNRLLGVTMLDVVRANTFVAEVLGLDPRDVDVPVVGGHAGVTILPLLSQVKPPSSFTQEETIYLTDRIQNGGTEVVEAKAGAGSATLSMAYAAVKFADACLRGLRGDAGVVECAFVASQVTELPFFASKVRLGRNGMEEVYGLGPLNEYERIGLEKAKKELGGSIEKGVTFIRS; translated from the exons ATGCAGCCAATTCCGGATGTTAACCAGCGCATTACTCGAATCTCTTCGCATCTTCATCCTCCCAAGCCCCAG ATGGAGGAGAGTTCAGCTTTGAGGAGGGCGAATTGCCGGGGGAAAGGCGGAGCTCCCGGGTTCAAAGTCGCAATACTTGGGGCTGCCGGTGGCATTGGCCAGCCCCTTGCGATGTTGATGAAGATGAATCCTCTGGTTTCTATTCTACATCTTTATGATGTAGTTAATGCCCCTGGCGTCACCGCTGATATTAGCCATATGGATACTGGTGCTGTG GTGCGTGGATTCTTGGGGCAGCAGCAGCTGGAGGCTGCGCTTACTGGCATGGATCTTGTTATTATCCCTGCAGGTGTTCCTCGAAAACCAGGAATGACAAGGGATGATctattcaaaatcaatgcaGGAATTGTTAGGACTCTGTGTGAAGGGATTGCAAAGAGTTGTCCAAGAGCCATTGTCAATCTGATCAGTAATCCTGTGAACTCCACCGTGCCCATTGCAGCTGAAGTTTTCAAGAAGGCTGGAACTTATGATCCAAACCGACTTCTGGGAGTTACGATGCTCGACGTCGTCAGAGCCAATACCTTCGTG GCAGAAGTATTGGGTCTTGATCCTCGGGATGTCGATGTTCCAGTTGTTGGCGGTCATGCTGGTGTAACCATTTTGCCCCTTCTATCTCAG GTCAAGCCTCCAAGTTCTTTCACACAAGAAGAGACTATTTACCTGACTGATAGGATTCAAAATGGTGGAACAGAAGTTGTGGAG GCCAAAGCAGGAGCTGGTTCAGCAACTCTCTCCATG GCGTATGCGGCTGTTAAGTTTGCAGATGCATGCCTGAGGGGCTTAAGAGGAGATGCTGGTGTTGTGGAATGCGCGTTCGTGGCTTCTCAG GTGACTGAACTTCCATTCTTTGCATCAAAAGTACGACTGGGTCGCAATGGGATGGAAGAAGTGTACGGGCTTGGGCCACTAAATGAGTATGAAAG GATTGGATTGGAGAAAGCGAAGAAAGAGTTGGGAGGGAGCATTGAGAAGGGAGTTACCTTCATCAGAAGCTGA
- the LOC111804319 gene encoding uncharacterized protein LOC111804319: MAAATATDKPARPRLACFSFAAYAKAVIDHLKSLQIPVLPGLSDTEFTSVESTFQFSFPPDLRSILQEGLPIGSGFPNWRSSSIQQLHILINLPRLCLLKEISQRKFWCQSWGTQPNDPNDAVALAQQLLDRAPVLVPIYKNCYIPSEPNMAGNPVFHLDGGEIRVSSFDLAGFFQTHEYSQLSKAEPDRSMIDSPAWAATEARAVDFWTEVASGKNVAGRGVILGWWNEGEFEMGLDGCLEDVLWKLRQGGWREEDIRDMMMMDGHDRSLKQSRATIEKLKVSVCEILLSGGWSRDDVMYSLGLEDVSNSNSNSNSNSNSAIVIPEEEEEESTFEINLHHHRPTIVPQVERKKKAKARSSTNHHNMSPFYFAPHRNLIL; the protein is encoded by the coding sequence ATGGCCGCGGCCACCGCCACCGACAAGCCCGCCCGGCCAAGACTCGCATGTTTCTCTTTCGCTGCCTATGCCAAGGCCGTCATCGACCATCTCAAATCCCTTCAAATTCCGGTCCTCCCCGGCCTCTCGGACACTGAATTTACATCCGTCGAGTCCACGTTCCAATTCTCCTTCCCACCGGACCTCCGCTCAATCCTCCAAGAGGGTCTCCCAATTGGCTCTGGTTTCCCCAATTGGAGATCCTCCTCCATTCAACAGCTTCACATTCTAATCAATCTCCCCCGGCTTTGCCTCCTCAAGGAAATTTCTCAGAGAAAATTCTGGTGTCAATCTTGGGGTACTCAACCCAATGACCCAAATGACGCCGTTGCTCTAGCCCAGCAACTCCTGGACAGAGCCCCTGTTCTTGTCCCCATTTACAAAAACTGTTACATCCCTTCCGAGCCGAACATGGCCGGGAACCCTGTATTTCACCTCGACGGTGGGGAGATTCGTGTTTCCAGCTTCGATTTAGCCGGATTCTTTCAAACCCATGAATATTCTCAACTTAGTAAGGCTGAACCAGACCGGTCAATGATCGACTCGCCGGCTTGGGCGGCGACGGAGGCCAGAGCGGTGGATTTCTGGACGGAAGTGGCTTCAGGAAAAAATGTGGCGGGGCGTGGGGTAATACTAGGATGGTGGAATGAAGGGGAATTTGAAATGGGGTTGGACGGATGCCTTGAGGACGTGTTGTGGAAGTTGCGACAGGGCGGGTGGAGGGAAGAAGATATCAgagatatgatgatgatggacGGCCATGATCGGAGCTTAAAACAGAGTCGGGCGACCATCGAGAAACTCAAAGTATCAGTATGTGAGATTTTACTGAGTGGGGGATGGAGCAGGGACGATGTGATGTACTCTCTGGGTCTCGAAGACgtttccaattccaattccaattccaattccaattccaattccgcCATTGTTATTcctgaagaggaagaagaagaatcaacgtttgaaatcaatcttcatcatcatcgcCCAACCATAGTCCCCCAAGTGGAACGCAAGAAAAAAGCCAAAGCCCGCAGCTCCACCAACCACCACAACATGTCCCCATTTTACTTTGCTCCACATCGAAATTTAATCTTGTAA
- the LOC111803283 gene encoding malate dehydrogenase, glyoxysomal-like isoform X2, with product MEESSALRRANCRGKGGAPGFKVAILGAAGGIGQPLAMLMKMNPLVSILHLYDVVNAPGVTADISHMDTGAVVRGFLGQQQLEAALTGMDLVIIPAGVPRKPGMTRDDLFKINAGIVRTLCEGIAKSCPRAIVNLISNPVNSTVPIAAEVFKKAGTYDPNRLLGVTMLDVVRANTFVAEVLGLDPRDVDVPVVGGHAGVTILPLLSQVKPPSSFTQEETIYLTDRIQNGGTEVVEAKAGAGSATLSMAYAAVKFADACLRGLRGDAGVVECAFVASQVTELPFFASKVRLGRNGMEEVYGLGPLNEYERIGLEKAKKELGGSIEKGVTFIRS from the exons ATGGAGGAGAGTTCAGCTTTGAGGAGGGCGAATTGCCGGGGGAAAGGCGGAGCTCCCGGGTTCAAAGTCGCAATACTTGGGGCTGCCGGTGGCATTGGCCAGCCCCTTGCGATGTTGATGAAGATGAATCCTCTGGTTTCTATTCTACATCTTTATGATGTAGTTAATGCCCCTGGCGTCACCGCTGATATTAGCCATATGGATACTGGTGCTGTG GTGCGTGGATTCTTGGGGCAGCAGCAGCTGGAGGCTGCGCTTACTGGCATGGATCTTGTTATTATCCCTGCAGGTGTTCCTCGAAAACCAGGAATGACAAGGGATGATctattcaaaatcaatgcaGGAATTGTTAGGACTCTGTGTGAAGGGATTGCAAAGAGTTGTCCAAGAGCCATTGTCAATCTGATCAGTAATCCTGTGAACTCCACCGTGCCCATTGCAGCTGAAGTTTTCAAGAAGGCTGGAACTTATGATCCAAACCGACTTCTGGGAGTTACGATGCTCGACGTCGTCAGAGCCAATACCTTCGTG GCAGAAGTATTGGGTCTTGATCCTCGGGATGTCGATGTTCCAGTTGTTGGCGGTCATGCTGGTGTAACCATTTTGCCCCTTCTATCTCAG GTCAAGCCTCCAAGTTCTTTCACACAAGAAGAGACTATTTACCTGACTGATAGGATTCAAAATGGTGGAACAGAAGTTGTGGAG GCCAAAGCAGGAGCTGGTTCAGCAACTCTCTCCATG GCGTATGCGGCTGTTAAGTTTGCAGATGCATGCCTGAGGGGCTTAAGAGGAGATGCTGGTGTTGTGGAATGCGCGTTCGTGGCTTCTCAG GTGACTGAACTTCCATTCTTTGCATCAAAAGTACGACTGGGTCGCAATGGGATGGAAGAAGTGTACGGGCTTGGGCCACTAAATGAGTATGAAAG GATTGGATTGGAGAAAGCGAAGAAAGAGTTGGGAGGGAGCATTGAGAAGGGAGTTACCTTCATCAGAAGCTGA